The following are from one region of the Papaver somniferum cultivar HN1 unplaced genomic scaffold, ASM357369v1 unplaced-scaffold_132, whole genome shotgun sequence genome:
- the LOC113333344 gene encoding spliceosome-associated protein 49-like isoform X2: MPGNRDCTVYVGNLDERVSERVLYDILIQAGRIVDLHIPRDRESNRPKGYAFAEYETEEIADYAVRLFTGLVTLYNRSLKFAISGQDKTTPLSSKPRPQPLIYSHSETRVSSFTASDIHQELTPPGVIQSNGYGLELSSKNYDISRQVLGAAEESIRRTNSSRKM, translated from the exons ATGCCTGGAAATAGGGATTGCACAGTTTATGTTG GTAACTTGGATGAGAGGGTCAGTGAAAGAGTATTGTATGATATCCTCATTCAGGCAGGACGGATAGTGGACTTGCACATTCCACGAGACAGAGAATCTAATCGTCCCAAGGGTTATGCCTTCGCGGAATATGAAACTGAGGAGATAGCAGACTACGCTGTCAGGCTTTTCACTGGCCTTGTGACTCTTTACAATAGATCTTTGAAATTTGCG ATATCTGGGCAAGATAAGACTACACCCTTGTCTTCCAAGCCAAGGCCTCAACCCTTAATTTATAGCCATAGTGAAACAAGGGTTTCTTCATTTACCGCAAGTGATATACATCAAG AATTGACTCCTCCGGGAGTAATACAGAGTAATGGTTATGGATTAGAACTCAGCAGCAAAAATTACGACATCAGTCGTCAGGTTTTAGGAGCAGCAGAAGAGAGCATTCGCCGCACAAATTCAAGTCGAAAAAT GTAA
- the LOC113333344 gene encoding RNA-binding protein 7-like isoform X1, translated as MPGNRDCTVYVGNLDERVSERVLYDILIQAGRIVDLHIPRDRESNRPKGYAFAEYETEEIADYAVRLFTGLVTLYNRSLKFAISGQDKTTPLSSKPRPQPLIYSHSETRVSSFTASDIHQELTPPGVIQSNGYGLELSSKNYDISRQVLGAAEESIRRTNSSRKINGRISFQR; from the exons ATGCCTGGAAATAGGGATTGCACAGTTTATGTTG GTAACTTGGATGAGAGGGTCAGTGAAAGAGTATTGTATGATATCCTCATTCAGGCAGGACGGATAGTGGACTTGCACATTCCACGAGACAGAGAATCTAATCGTCCCAAGGGTTATGCCTTCGCGGAATATGAAACTGAGGAGATAGCAGACTACGCTGTCAGGCTTTTCACTGGCCTTGTGACTCTTTACAATAGATCTTTGAAATTTGCG ATATCTGGGCAAGATAAGACTACACCCTTGTCTTCCAAGCCAAGGCCTCAACCCTTAATTTATAGCCATAGTGAAACAAGGGTTTCTTCATTTACCGCAAGTGATATACATCAAG AATTGACTCCTCCGGGAGTAATACAGAGTAATGGTTATGGATTAGAACTCAGCAGCAAAAATTACGACATCAGTCGTCAGGTTTTAGGAGCAGCAGAAGAGAGCATTCGCCGCACAAATTCAAGTCGAAAAAT AAACGGCAGAATATCGTTTCAGAGGTAG